Sequence from the Gemmatimonas sp. genome:
CCGGAGGACCTCGTGTTCGATGGGCTGTCGCTCGACGCGATCAGCCGCGCCCACAAACGGGCAACCAAGAAGGCCAAGGTGAAGAACTACTGGCTGCGCGACAGCCGGCACAGCTACGCCATTCGGGCGATTTTGCGGGGGGCTGCCATCGCCGACGTGTCGGCATGGCTCGGGCACTCTTCGCTCGCGACCACCTACGAGACATACGTGCACTTCGACGGGGAAGTGAAGCAGATCCTCGTGGCGGGCAGCGGCATTCGGGAGGGCGAAGGCGGGACGCCCTCCGCACCGTCGGCCCCGGTGTCAGCACGTCGCCGCCGCAGCCACGCCAATTCGCCGGTCGCGCCGCAGGCGACCGGCCGCCGCCGCTCACCCAAGGAGGCATGACCGCATGGAACTCTCGAACGCCCCCGATCAAGTGCTTGAGGCTCTCGCCAAGGCTGCTATGGTCCGTAATCCGCTCGGCCCCGTTTATGCGGCCATGGCACTGTCGGTCAACGCGGAGGAAAATCTCCCTCCGGAGGAAGCGGAGCGGTGGAATCGGGCCATCGAGCGGGCGTGGACGTCGCTGAGCGACGCACGGGAGTCCGGCGCGTCCGGCCACCAAGATGAAGCCGGGCCTTAGGTCGCTCGTCCATCGTAGAAGGGCGCGGGGCCGCTCACGAACAGTTCAGACGAGCTGCGGCAGGTTCAGAATTTCGCTCCGAGCTCTTCGAGCAAGGCGTAGGGATCGATCCATCTCACGCCCATCGCACTGCACGCATCCGGGATCTTAACCTTGCCGATCCTCTGTGGTTCTGGCTTCTCGTGAGTAACGACTGTGTGCTCGTGCGCGAGCGCATGGGCGACCAAAACGGAATCCGCGACGTTCAGGAACTCCGCTCGTGCGGCCGGCGTGTACTTGCGCTGTGGGTCCATCGTCCAGATCCCCAATCGCGAGAGCGCAACGCCCGTCGCTCCGTCGGGTGCTTCGAACATCACCTTAGGGCAAGCGCTTTCCACCCACTGGCTCAGATCATCTTCCTTGTTGAGGAGCTCCTTGCGAACCGAATCGACGCTGCGAAGCGCGCCGTCATTGGCACGCTGCAGCAGGTAGTCCCAGTAGCACGGGAAAGTCTTAAACCGATAATGGTCGCGCTTTGCCGCGATGAGCACATTCGCATCCAATAGGTACGCCATCAGGGCAAAATCCCAAGCTTGCGCGCGTACTCGTCAAATGTTGCGGTGCTCTTGAAGCCAAGCAGGCGAAACGCCTCGGTGTAGGGCGTGCGGCCCTCAAGAGCACTAGAAATCACAGCCGCGGCAAACCGTCCGCCAAGCCGCGCGTTCTGGGTGTTGTAGAAGTCGCCCCCATCGCCGCCACCTCTCGCGTCGATCTCTCCTACGCGATCACGTTCGGCAGCGTAGACAGCCTCGAACACGTCGTCTGCCAAGAGCCCGGCCTCACGTGCCCGAATGAGCACAACCAGCGTGCTCACTTTGAAGAGGCGCGCCAGGCGCGCCGTCAACTCTGGCAACGGAAAGGCTGGGTCCCATGCCGCACGGAACTCACTGGCTGGCGCAAGCGTCTCGGCGGCCACGGCGTTACAGAATCGCTCGGTGGCCACGTTGGTGGTGGGGTCGCCGTCGGACACGGCGGACTGCCCAAGCCACAGATGACAGAGCTCATGCACAAGCGTGAACATCTGCGCGGCCTTGCTGTCGACCGCGTTAATGAACACCAGAGGTGCATATCGATCGCTGAGTGCGAATCCCCGAAACTCCTCGATGCGCAACTTACGATGCGTGTTATTTCCCACGACCCCGTTTCGCACGACGAGCACTCCCAACTCCTCCGCGCGTTGGTAGAGGCTCCTGACGGCCTCGGTCCAATTCATGCTGAGCGGGCGGCGATCGAGCTCCAGCGCCGCCCGAATCGCGAGTGCGATCGACACGGGGGCGGTGTCCAAGTTTGCACTACCAACCCAGGTCAGGGGCTCAGCACCCTCGGCAATCAGGTGCTCACGGAACCACTGCTGGCGGAGCTGACACTGATTGACGGTATCGATCAATTCGGGGCTAGGGGGCTGGGGGCCCTCGCCCGCGACGCGACGAAAGTCGCTTATCGTAAGCTCGGTGGCCGGCGGCTCGGGAAGGAAGAAATACCCGACCGGAGTGTGTGTCTTCTCTGCCAGTCGCTCGAGGTGCTCGAACTTTAGTTCGCCGGTCTCCTCCCACGCCTCAACGCGACGCACCACCAGGCCAACCCGCTTGGCAAGCTCCGCTGGGGCCAGCGAGGCGCGCTCGCGGGCCCAGCGCAACATGCGAGGGGCAACTTGGACTAAGGTCGGCACAGAAGGTCAGCTTGGGGCGAATGCCCGATTCGGGCGCGGGCAGGGGAAATATAGGGTTGGATTTGGCGCACGGCGTGCTGTAACAATCGCGAGCAGCAGCGCCAAGAGCATCAGAACGACGATGGCGGCTGCAGCGCGTTTCGTCAGGATCGCTCAATGGTACCCCAGACCACTGGCAAAAGCGGTTGAACCGATCTAGGTGTGCGGCGGGAGGCAAAATGAATGAACGTCTGCCAGCCCGGCATTAGTACAACATTCTGTACAACATTGCCTTTTTCGGAGGCTGTG
This genomic interval carries:
- a CDS encoding DUF4411 family protein; its protein translation is MAYLLDANVLIAAKRDHYRFKTFPCYWDYLLQRANDGALRSVDSVRKELLNKEDDLSQWVESACPKVMFEAPDGATGVALSRLGIWTMDPQRKYTPAARAEFLNVADSVLVAHALAHEHTVVTHEKPEPQRIGKVKIPDACSAMGVRWIDPYALLEELGAKF
- a CDS encoding XRE family transcriptional regulator is translated as MLRWARERASLAPAELAKRVGLVVRRVEAWEETGELKFEHLERLAEKTHTPVGYFFLPEPPATELTISDFRRVAGEGPQPPSPELIDTVNQCQLRQQWFREHLIAEGAEPLTWVGSANLDTAPVSIALAIRAALELDRRPLSMNWTEAVRSLYQRAEELGVLVVRNGVVGNNTHRKLRIEEFRGFALSDRYAPLVFINAVDSKAAQMFTLVHELCHLWLGQSAVSDGDPTTNVATERFCNAVAAETLAPASEFRAAWDPAFPLPELTARLARLFKVSTLVVLIRAREAGLLADDVFEAVYAAERDRVGEIDARGGGDGGDFYNTQNARLGGRFAAAVISSALEGRTPYTEAFRLLGFKSTATFDEYARKLGILP